In the genome of Acanthopagrus latus isolate v.2019 chromosome 4, fAcaLat1.1, whole genome shotgun sequence, the window ttggccctggaggaaatcatctcccctgtgcttcccgacCACGGTCCGGAGctgaacaggaatggtgtaacaccatgctatcgtttggctggctgtagctaatagctactggcttagctagtcgctaagttagaggaggttgactcgccGCACTTAAACACCTATTGCATTCCTCGAGGCAAGCCGACCGGATGTGACATGGGGTGTGCCAGTATCGAcgattccatttttttaattcGATGTTCGggattgtgacttaatttcggTTGATTTCgatttaaaattgaaattgtGATACCCTCAGTTAAAAAATACATACTGCAGCTATATAGGCGGTTCACCCGTAGGATGTCAGTAGCACTCATCTGGGTGGCCCGGCCAATGGCTACATTGCTGTTAGGGGTGGGAATGATGGTTGGCTGCCTGTTCCTTGAGAAGGCATACCTACAATGAAAACACTAAGTATTATTGAACAGCAAAAATCGCATCCCTGCATGTACTCTTTTCTAAACTGCCCTGATCACATTCAGCAAGATAACACAAGAAGTCATTCATGCAGGGCCGcattacacatacagtatatactatatattacattcatttacattaattAGTAGCAAGTGATGCTAATGTCTTGGGTTTCCCAACTTATCAAATACTGATGTAGGTTTGCTGCCATCAGATAGCATTAGTACTGGATGAGTTGGGAATGGCACACAAAAAATCACCCATCTTTCGAATTCTAATTGGAGGTCTAAGGTAAATTAGTCCATCGAGATGCTACCTTCCATAGTGCATGACAGAGTTGTAGTCATAGGGAGTGCCAAGATTCCTTGTTTGGATCTTCCGGAAATTGAACTCCATTCCTGCAGGGCACATATAGCTCAATcaattattgtttgttttatcgcAGTTTGCAGATCAAAATAGCCAAGAAGCGCACTATGTGACACCAGTGAATGTATCTGCAAAAAACTGCGTCTGTCTCAACTTCTGATAATTAACAATCCAAGCTACTATACCTGCTGAAATGATATGATAAAGTTAAGTCAAGTGaggattttattcatttatgtgtACATCACAGTTTTCACTTGTGTTCCTTAAAGTGATTAAGGTCAATTACCCTAATTGTAGTCATAACTTTTATAAAGCTGCATCTGTATTTTGCAAAATGGAATGCTTTTCAAATTGTTGGTCAGTATTGTCTATAAAGGAACCCACCAGGTATCACATTCTGCAGCAGGATGCGAACATGCTGGTCCCTGTCAGACCGGGTCTGTTCATGGTCGAAGCCCAGGGCATGGAGCAGCTCATGCTGGATAATCTGCTCGAAAACACAGCCTTGGCGACTTAAAGACACTATCTGGGCATTACCACGACGCCCGACATATGAATAACACCTGTAAGAAAACAGtacatgttgaaaatgttttattgtccaTTTTCAGCAGTATTTTAGCTAACATATTAAAATTTAATTGAAATTACCCCCAGATTACCACAATAACTACATCCAAATGTTTGAAAACCCCTTTTATTATACGATGATAATATTCGGCCCTGGAGGATTTATAACCAATGCATAGCAAATAAATAGCTAGAAATGCCTTTAATACATCTCCAGGAAACTTTAAACTAGTTTCTGTATAACTTCACCTCAGCAGATTGCTAAATTAAGTACACTTTTTAACCGGTTTAAATACATTACTTGGTAATTCCCACCCATTCAACATGAATTTtatgaaactgtaaaatgtgttacCCCAGTGTTTTATGTTTGGGGGCTATGGCTGCAACATAGGattatgatgatgtttttctcGGCGGTTGAAagtattatttttaatgaatacattttctttcttttttcacaatttgattTCCTGGAGCATCGGCAGAATCATTTGGGTCAGTTTTCACAGGCCCATCATGTATTTGATGGCCACAACTCCTCCAACATAATGCCGACATCATCTATATTAATGCATCAGGACTGGAGGAAAAATTACTGTGTTTAATCCCAGGTCAAATCCGTATTAATAACATTGTGTTGCAGTGCTTTATATAATCTTGAAATAATTCTCAATAGTTTTTAAAAATTTCTTCTTCAACTATTATACTTTTTCTCTGAATAAGATGAGATAATGTATGACTTTTGTAATGTGCCTGGGAAGGAAAGTAAGTTAAAAAGATTTTGCTATTTGTCCATCATGGCCAATATGGATCTGAAATGGTGATAGTTTAGTCCttatttgaaattattttgcatattttctcTACTGGGATTAAATTAAACTACCAATCAGTAGGGCCTTGGCTTCTCTTTACCTGAGACACACCCGTCAGTATTAACAGGGTCAATCACAGATTGCATTCATGCATGTGTATGCGGGATGTACATTGAGTGGTCCATACCCTGAGCGAGACTGGATGTCCACAAAGTCCCTCTGGCGATTCAAGGGGGTGAAGCGGATACAGGTGGATGCAGCAAATGACCGCAGACCTCGGATGAtggtatctctctctctttgggcTTGACAAGAAAAATCTTTTAGAGGATTCTGTTCCTGTCATCGTTATTTTCTAACTACTACTGCTAGTCAGTAGTTAGTGCCACTGTTAAGTGTG includes:
- the LOC119017666 gene encoding low choriolytic enzyme-like, producing MILQAAVLSVLLCSVYSFTVQASLEKSKEYSGNTIEDDDYSVSTLLEKANRNVGKNFDEPLVMFGDIAMPTGLQNADPCTQRGCLWPKATDGNVYVPYRISNQYSQRERDTIIRGLRSFAASTCIRFTPLNRQRDFVDIQSRSGCYSYVGRRGNAQIVSLSRQGCVFEQIIQHELLHALGFDHEQTRSDRDQHVRILLQNVIPGMEFNFRKIQTRNLGTPYDYNSVMHYGRYAFSRNRQPTIIPTPNSNVAIGRATQMSATDILRVNRLYSCNSTVSRPHLKPVHGDRVL